In Sporohalobacter salinus, the genomic stretch TTTTAAAAACTTATCTATTCACTTTGGGGATTCTTAGCTCGAATTTATTTCCATTTTTTAACTTGTAAAACTTTTACTTGACATAGAACGTCTTACAAAATTTTAGTCTACTTTACTTCTCCATCCTTAATAAATCTCTTCATTACCCAAGCAGCTACTTCACCAGTTATTTGAATACAGTGATTTGCCCGCTCTGGACTATCAAACTCATCAAAATCTTTAACCAGTACTCGACAACAATTAGAACCATATTCATCTTTAATATAATCATGTAAATCAGCACTAGCCGGAAAACATTTCTCTGGCATAACAGCCCCTGGTTTAGTTCTGCCATACTTAAGTCCTAAAGCCATAACTCCACCACTAACTGCTCCACATAAACAACCTGATTTACCAATACCAACTGGAAATCCAGAAGCTAATTTAACCATTTCAGGCGGCATTTCTTCTCCTAATAATTCATTAATTGTAGTTAATACAGATTCTGAACAGAAAAAATCTCCTTCCCGAAAATATTCCTCCGCTTTCTCTCTTGCTTTTTTAACTAACTTTTCTTGTTTTGAATTCATTGATATTTCCCTCCTTAAGAGATATCTCCTGCTTTTTTATCAGCTAATAATTCATCTCCACCAAATATCAAATCAAAAATCCTATTATTTTTACTGTACTTACTGTAAATACTAGTACCAAGGCTAATACTGTAAGTAATACTCCTTTTTTTCATCGAAAAATTACTCTTGGTTATTCAATTTATTAATTACTTTTTTAATTCTTTTATTCTAAGCTAAACTCATAATAATTATTCTAGGCTTGGCTTTAGAGACCTTCTGATTTTTTCATCAACGTTTTTTTAATAAATGGCTAGAATAAAAATCTTACTAATGAAGAATAAAAGTCGAATAATATTTACTCCTAAAACTAATGAGACTATGATACAGCTTAATTTCTTATTCATACTTTATCCTTTCCTAGTTATAAATGTCCAGCTCTAAAATGAAACTTAATATATCCCTTATTACTTGTGTGGGTCACCATATTTAACAGGATTATCAGAATTTTCACTCCATACTAACCAGCCACCATCATAAACACTAATATCTTCCCACCCCATTAAATAAGCAACAAAGAAAGTTTCACTTGCTCTCCAACCAGTTCCACAGAAAAAGCTAACTTTTTTATCAGAAGTAATCCCCCATTCTTTCCACATATCTTTAATTTGAGAATAACTTCTTAATGTACCATCTATATTTTCAAAATGTTCCATATGATAAGCATCAGAACCAGCATGCCCCCATACTGCTCCAGCAATTCGTCCTTTAGATTCAATATAACTATATCCGCTCGTTTTACCAATATATTCGGGCCAGCTTCTAACACTTACCAATTCTGCATTTGGATCTTTAAGAATTTTTTTAGCCTGTGGCGTATTAATAATATACTCAGGATGAACTGGAATTTTAGCACCAAAATCATCTACAGCAGTTGGTTGATGAATCTTCCTTTCTAGTTTATAACCTGCCTGCTGCCAAGATTTTAAACCACCATTTAATAACCGAACATCCTTTACTCCAGCATACATCAAGGTCGATGCTGCTCGCGAAGCTGCCATATTAGAATTACTTCCATATAAAATAACTTTAGTATCTGTCGTAATTCCTAACTTTTCTAAATAATTTTCTAACTTCTCATCTGCTACAATATTCCAATCAGGCTTATCTTCAATCCTATTAGTGTTTAAATGAATAGCACTAGGAATGTGTCCTTGCTTATACTTTTTAGGTCCGCCATAACTTACTTCTACAATTTTGTAATCCTTATTGTTTTTATCCTTAATTAATTTATTAACCCAAGCTGGATAAACTAACTTTTCATAGTTAACTAACTTATCCATTGCTAACTCATCATTTCCTGCCCAAGTACTAATTCCTGCTCTATAAACAACTACATCTACATAGCCTAAATCCATTAGTTTTTTAGCTACTTTAGTACTCTTATTACTACCATATCCATATACTACAACCGTTTTATTAGTTGTAATTTTTTTATCTTTTAAAATAGCTTGTAATTGTTTATCATCCAACTTATTAACTACAGAATAAGGAAGTTGGGCTGCTCCCTTAATATGTCCACCTCGCACTTCTCCTTTTAATTTCCACCCATTATAAGCAGCGTCACTACGAACATCAACAACTGCTAAATCATCTGCTCCTAATTTAGCTGCTAAATCTTCAGTATTAATAACTCCTACTTTTTTATCAGTCAATAATTGATCATAAGACCAACCAGCTTGACCATCTTCTAAAATATAGAGTCGACTTTCCTTTATATCTTGGGATAATAAATACTTATATGTTCTTTCTGCTCCTTTACCTCCACGTAGACAAACAATTATGATCTCATCCTCTGACTGTTTAAGCTTTGGTACTATTTTATCTAATTTAGCCTTATCTGATTTTGATTTAACTGGATAAGCATAAGTACCAACTGCACCTTTAATATGATGTTTCGCAAAATCCTCTTGTGGTTGAATATCAACTAAGAAAAAAGATTTGTTTTCCTCTATACTTTGCTTTAGCTTTTTAGGAGAATAATATTGATATTCACTTCCGCCAGTTATCCAATCAAAAAAATCAGCAGTTATTATTGTGTTCATTGCAAATATCATTGTTAAAACTAATACTGTGATTAATATCCCCTTCTTCATTCAATCTCCCCCTTCTTTAAAAATAATTCAAATTAACCTTGAATCATCTCTAAGAAAGCTTCAATTCTAGTATTTAACTGCCCAGTATCACTATCACTAAAATCACTTTCAATTTGAGTAACTGGGATATTTTCTTCTTTTAAAGCCTCAGCAATTTTATTATATTCCATATTATAAGTTTGACAGAATTGTAAGTTATAATAAATTACTCCATCAACATCATACTCATCAGCCAACCGTAATATATCATCAACTCGATCTTCATTAGGAGTAAAGCAAGCACAATTAATGTTCATACCTCTTTTAGCCAAGTTATCTATTTGTTCTTCTAAAGTTTCACCATCTTCTGGTACTTTTGCTTCAAAATAACGAGTTCCTGTACATGTCTCTTCACAAACAACAATCCCACCATTTCCTTCAATCAAGCTATGAATTTTCCAGCTAGGTAAAGGCATCGGAGTACCAGCAATTAAAATTCTAGGAGCTCCCTCTTTTGCTACACCTTCTCCAGCTTCAATTCTTTTTTCTAACTCATCACAAAGAGCACTAGTCTTTTCAATAAATCGCTCTGGATCATCAAAGAAAGCTAACTGAGTAATTAATAATGCATCTTTTCCGCTAATAGGTGCTGGATCTACTTTTCTAGTATCATATAATCTCTGTAAAACATCACGTTTTTTATTAATTAATTCAATAGCTTCAGCTACTTTTTCTGCCTTAATTTCTCTACCACTAGTATCCTCAATATATTCTTTGAAACGATTAACTTCTGACTTCCATAATTCATGAGCAGCCTCTGACTTTGTTTGTGGTAATTCCATTACATAAGTCGGAATTTCTTTATCTAATATTTCCCAAGCCTTTTTCTTACCATCACAAGTTGTTTCTCCTACTACAAAGTCTGATACTTCAAAATAAGGACAAATCTTATCCATTTTAAATCCAATAGAAGATTTAATCAATGGACAAAGGTCACTACTTCCTAATTCTTTTTCACCTCTTTGTACTGGAAATGGAGCTCCTGCACAAAGACCTATACTGGCTCCACCAGCAGCAGTAACTAGTTCATCTGGGACAAACACACAAAAAGATGAAATAACAGGATTCCCCTGTTCTTTTTCTTCCATAAGTTCTTTAACTCTAATACCATGAATATCTCCAACTACAAAATCATAATATTCCATTGCCTCTGGTCGATTCTCTTGACTAACAAATAAATCGCCATATACTTCTGGTAATGGTTCTAAAAATTCATCATGCTTGTCCAAATCCATTCCTAATTCTTCCCACATATCATAATGTTTTTTCATTATTATTCCTCCCTCTTAAAATCAAATCATTAATAATAAAAATAATTTATTTAGCTAACTTTTTCTTGTTCCTTGGCTTTGAACATATTATTAGTATAACTAACCGGAGATACTCGCCCTTCTTTTATAGCAGTAATAAAATCCTCCATATTACTAACTCTACCAGAAAAAGCCGTAGCAAACTTTCCTACCCTTTCTATTACATGAGTATCACTTCCCCCAAAGCAAGGAATACCTAACTCTAAAGCCAACTTATAAGCTTTAGAGTTATTTTCAGGTTTAGTACTACCATTAAAAGTTTCTATTCCTGCTAAACCTCTTAATTCTCTAATCTTTTCCCCCATTCCCCTTCCGTTATTTCGAAAAGGATGAGCACTAATAGTAACTCCACCATTTTCATTGACTATATCTATTAATTCCTGAGCATGCATCTTTCTTTTTGGAAGTTCATCCAAACCGAAAACCAATAAATCTCCTTCATATGTAAGAACTTCAGCTCCTACTATAATTAAAAAATCCTCTTTTTTAGCTAATTCAGCAGCTTCTTTCTTTATTTGATTACTTTCATGATCTGTCATACAAACTCCATCTAATCCAATATCTTTAGCTTTTGTGACTATCTCCTCTAGGGAAACTTCACTATCATGGGAATATTTACTTTCATGCATATGAGTATCAATTAACACATCTCCCACTCTCCTTTACAATAATATTTAATCTTTAGTTAAAAAATTTATTAAAATCATTCTCATAATATATAAATTGGGATAGTAATTTCATTTTCTATAGCATTTCACTAGATACTTTCACCAAAATATTCCTCTCGAAATATATATTTAGTAAGTTCTATCACAATATCTGATAAATAAAACTTAATTTTATAATAAGAATAATTTATAGAGCAGACAAAAAATGTTATCTTGAAAATAATTATAACTAATCCATCTATTAAGATTTTACTACATATCTCGTGAATTTTCAAACTTTTATATATAATCGGATTGTGTTTATGAATTGCAAAGTTTAGTGATATATCATTAAACCTGTCTACCTGCCGTTAAGTCTAATTTGAGAATATTCTAATAAGGAAACAATCCCCTCTGAAAGCCCCTTTGTTTGTAAGGACTCTCAGAAAGTGTCTATTTAAAAAATCTCATTTCTACTGGCATGGATTTTGGCACTCTGCCATTCCTGATACCTCTATTGTAGCACTTGCTGGTACATTATCACCCCCCAGTAATATTTGTTCCTCATCTGCTAAAAATTCTATCCTACTAAACCTATTATTTATAGTAACCGGTTCATTAAAAGCAGTTGTAGAAATAACTTTAAATCCTATATTCTTAGTTATTGACCCACTCTGAGAAATAGTCAAGTCATCACATCTAATCAAAATTGTCCGGTCGGTAATATTTGTATTTAGCGAAACCGGCTGCTGGTATCTGCAAATACTGCCTCACAACCATCAAAAGAAGTAAATTGAATAGTAACCTCGGGCTCAATGATAATAGTATCCACTATATTCACATTCGTCTCCGGAGAATTATCAACATTGCTTATCTGTAAATTAAAGTTAAAACTGTCCCCCTGTTGACCTAAACTACAACATTTATCTCCTCGCAACCTGACTGCATCTATATTCAAAGTACACTCTTCTGTAGACTGAACTTCTAACTCCCTAGAAGTAGCACTAGCTGTTTCAACTATATTATATACCGGGAGCTTCAATTGAATTAATTGGTACTTTAATTATAACCGTAGTTAACTCACCAGAATCTAAGCTACCAAGATCACCAGAAATATTAATTATCCCTGAATTGCTAGTATCAACTGATAAGGAAGGATCTGTTTCAACATTCCCAACTGTAATATTAGCTGCATCATAAGTTATCTGGTCTTCAAATTGAACATCTGGTAAGTTGATTTCTCCAGGATTTGTTACATCTATTGAATAATTTAAAGTAGCCTTATTATCCTCAATTACTTTTTCACAAGTTTGATTTACCAGAATTTCAGGTTCTAAAGGACACCCAGACACAATATAGCAATCAGAACAAGAAAAGGTAAATAATTCTGGACCGGCCTTGATAGCAATCGGCTGTTCTTCAACTGGAAAATCCCCCCTGATACTAAGACGATATAAAACACAAACTCCCTTATCATATCTGTCATCAGTCGTCACTTTTAATCAGGTAAAACCTTCTGGAGATAACCCAAAATTGGGATCATCTTTTATCCTTTCAAATTCTACTTGTTTAAATTTTCCACAGCCATTAACATTTTCCTCAACAGTTATGATATCTGTATGAATATCTTCACAGATCAATATCCCAATGCTACTTATTCCCCGAGTTTGCTGATCACAATCCACCTGAAATTTGTAAGTCCAGTAAGAAGTTCCATCTTGCAAACAGGGATTACCTACAGTTCTACCATCTGGTATAGTCTGACAACTGGGCTGAGTTACAGTAATACCACCCTCCGCAGGACAACAACAAAGATTTTCATACGGAAGACAGGAACAAGAAGTACATTCCTCAACCATTTTAAGACCACACTCCTCATTTAGTTATATTTATTAGTCACTATCACTGGATCAATACAAATAAAAATAATCATTTTAACATTAAATTACTATCTAACAATAGCTATATTTTTTGACAAAAATAACTGCAATCCAACGATAGCGTATCAATATATTATGTAGAAAAACAATTATTTGTAATTGCTTTCTTATAAAAGATCTTATATTACCTAATTGATATTGAACAAAAAGTTAGTTAACACTTTTATATAAAAATAAGTAATCCATATGCAACTGGAAGCAAGAATTTCTTTCTTAATAGATAAACTACTGAAAAAATAGAAGGGCAAACTCCTATAGAAGTGCCCGGGGATAAATTAGGAAAAAATAGGAGCTAAATATAGACAATATCTAGAACATTCGAACATCTAAACCATAATGGATCATACTTATCTGGTCAATGAAAGTTTAGAGTAAAATATGAGGCTTTAGGTAAAAAACTAATATTTCTTAATTCAACTAAAAAAGAGCTCGGAAAATTCCGAGCTCTAATCAGCTGTTTAATTAATATCTATTGTCCGTGTTTCAGTACTGCCTGGTTCTTCTTTAGGCAAGGTTACTGTTAATAGACCATTTTCATAATCTGCTTCAATCCCATCTTCATTAACATTATCTAATCTAAAGCTTCTTTGGAATCTACCTACTTTTCTTTCCTTACGCAGGTAACCTTCTCTTTCTTCCTCAATTGTTTCTTCGTTATTAGCTGAAATGACTAAAGAATCTCCATCTACTTCTAGAGTTATATCTTCTTTATCCAAACCAGGAAGTTCAGCTTCAATAATATACTCTTCTTCTGTTTCCTTAATATCTGTTCTAAAACCGGTATTACTTAAACTCATAAAATCATTTAATAAATTAGACTCAACTCTGTCAAAGATATCAACTGTTCCTTCAGAAGAGCTATCAGCAGGTCTTCTTCTTCGCCTACCAAAAGGTGCTAGATCAAACACTGATAATCCCTCCTTTTTGTTTTTGACTATCTTTGACTTTCCACTTAAAATTATAATATAAAAATCTTAACCTATCAAATATTATTAATTTAAAATAATTATAATTAATTACTATGTTCCCTAATTATTTAAAATTAAATTGATTTTTCACATGAATTGCTACAACTACCCCACCGCTTTTTTGTTTTTTACTATTTAATTCTGATACTTTTTTACCTAACCTAATCCAAAATTTACCCTGATTACCTCTAACCTTGCCGCGACTTCATTAATCAATATTTCAATTTTTAGAAATTTATCCACATCAATTTTAAAAAACAAATAATTATAAATAAATAGACCTAAACATATTCCATTCACTAGAATATGTTTAGATCATATAATCAAATTTAGTATAACTTCCCAGAAATTAATTTAGATATAACCCTCTTATTAATCTACATTTTAAATTTCTCAACTAATTTCTGTAATTTTTGAGCCATGGTTGCTAATTCTTGAGAAGAATTTGTAACTTCATTAGACATATTTTGTATATCATCAGCATTTGAACTTACCTGTTCACTCT encodes the following:
- a CDS encoding rhodanese-like domain-containing protein, coding for MKKGILITVLVLTMIFAMNTIITADFFDWITGGSEYQYYSPKKLKQSIEENKSFFLVDIQPQEDFAKHHIKGAVGTYAYPVKSKSDKAKLDKIVPKLKQSEDEIIIVCLRGGKGAERTYKYLLSQDIKESRLYILEDGQAGWSYDQLLTDKKVGVINTEDLAAKLGADDLAVVDVRSDAAYNGWKLKGEVRGGHIKGAAQLPYSVVNKLDDKQLQAILKDKKITTNKTVVVYGYGSNKSTKVAKKLMDLGYVDVVVYRAGISTWAGNDELAMDKLVNYEKLVYPAWVNKLIKDKNNKDYKIVEVSYGGPKKYKQGHIPSAIHLNTNRIEDKPDWNIVADEKLENYLEKLGITTDTKVILYGSNSNMAASRAASTLMYAGVKDVRLLNGGLKSWQQAGYKLERKIHQPTAVDDFGAKIPVHPEYIINTPQAKKILKDPNAELVSVRSWPEYIGKTSGYSYIESKGRIAGAVWGHAGSDAYHMEHFENIDGTLRSYSQIKDMWKEWGITSDKKVSFFCGTGWRASETFFVAYLMGWEDISVYDGGWLVWSENSDNPVKYGDPHK
- a CDS encoding C-GCAxxG-C-C family protein codes for the protein MNSKQEKLVKKAREKAEEYFREGDFFCSESVLTTINELLGEEMPPEMVKLASGFPVGIGKSGCLCGAVSGGVMALGLKYGRTKPGAVMPEKCFPASADLHDYIKDEYGSNCCRVLVKDFDEFDSPERANHCIQITGEVAAWVMKRFIKDGEVK
- a CDS encoding CehA/McbA family metallohydrolase, translating into MLIDTHMHESKYSHDSEVSLEEIVTKAKDIGLDGVCMTDHESNQIKKEAAELAKKEDFLIIVGAEVLTYEGDLLVFGLDELPKRKMHAQELIDIVNENGGVTISAHPFRNNGRGMGEKIRELRGLAGIETFNGSTKPENNSKAYKLALELGIPCFGGSDTHVIERVGKFATAFSGRVSNMEDFITAIKEGRVSPVSYTNNMFKAKEQEKVS
- a CDS encoding double-cubane-cluster-containing anaerobic reductase, encoding MKKHYDMWEELGMDLDKHDEFLEPLPEVYGDLFVSQENRPEAMEYYDFVVGDIHGIRVKELMEEKEQGNPVISSFCVFVPDELVTAAGGASIGLCAGAPFPVQRGEKELGSSDLCPLIKSSIGFKMDKICPYFEVSDFVVGETTCDGKKKAWEILDKEIPTYVMELPQTKSEAAHELWKSEVNRFKEYIEDTSGREIKAEKVAEAIELINKKRDVLQRLYDTRKVDPAPISGKDALLITQLAFFDDPERFIEKTSALCDELEKRIEAGEGVAKEGAPRILIAGTPMPLPSWKIHSLIEGNGGIVVCEETCTGTRYFEAKVPEDGETLEEQIDNLAKRGMNINCACFTPNEDRVDDILRLADEYDVDGVIYYNLQFCQTYNMEYNKIAEALKEENIPVTQIESDFSDSDTGQLNTRIEAFLEMIQG
- a CDS encoding Hsp20 family protein, which codes for MFDLAPFGRRRRRPADSSSEGTVDIFDRVESNLLNDFMSLSNTGFRTDIKETEEEYIIEAELPGLDKEDITLEVDGDSLVISANNEETIEEEREGYLRKERKVGRFQRSFRLDNVNEDGIEADYENGLLTVTLPKEEPGSTETRTIDIN